The following proteins are co-located in the Anser cygnoides isolate HZ-2024a breed goose chromosome 2, Taihu_goose_T2T_genome, whole genome shotgun sequence genome:
- the CDV3 gene encoding protein CDV3 homolog isoform X4 gives MAETEERSLDDFFAKRDKKKRKERSSRAAAAASSSSAAASHNAAGAAAAAQGPRPADGGGGSSNAASSGAAGGSAKSKEEDDWKEFEQKEEIDYSGLRVQSMQISEKEEDESEKREEPGDNWEETSGGVDRSSGPWNKSAPAPAPVVETIVTEPPEPVQTGGVYRPPGAREGGRPRRAQQGPPEIYSDTQFPSLQSTAKLVDSRKY, from the exons atggcggAGACGGAGGAGCGGAGCCTGGACGACTTCTTCGCCAAGCGGGACAAGAAGAAGCGGAAGGAGCGCAGCagccgggccgccgccgccgcctcgtcctccagcgccgccgcctcgcACAACGCcgccggggcggccgcggcggccCAAGGTCCCCGCCCGGCTGACGGTGGCGGCGGCAGCTCCAACGCCGCCTCCTCCGGCGCCGCCGGCGGCTCGGCCAAGAGCAAG GAAGAGGATGACTGGAAGGAGTTtgagcaaaaggaagaaattgatTATAGTGGTCTTAGAGTTCAGTCCATGCAAATAAG tgaaaaagaagaggatgaaagtgaaaaaagagaagaaccTGGTGACAACTGGGAGGAAACCAGTGGTGGTGTAGATAGATCATCTGGGCCTTGGAACAAGTCAGCTCCCGCACCGGCACCTGTTGTTGAAACAATTG TTACAGAACCCCCCGAACCAGTTCAAACTGGTGGTGTATACAGGCCGCCTGGTGCCAGGGAGGGCGGCAGGCCACGGAGAGCACAGCAAGGACCACCTGAAATCTATAGCGATACGCAATTCCCATCGCTGCAGTCCACTGCCAAGCTTGTAGACAGTCGAAA ATACTGA
- the CDV3 gene encoding protein CDV3 homolog isoform X1: protein MAETEERSLDDFFAKRDKKKRKERSSRAAAAASSSSAAASHNAAGAAAAAQGPRPADGGGGSSNAASSGAAGGSAKSKEEDDWKEFEQKEEIDYSGLRVQSMQISEKEEDESEKREEPGDNWEETSGGVDRSSGPWNKSAPAPAPVVETIVTEPPEPVQTGGVYRPPGAREGGRPRRAQQGPPEIYSDTQFPSLQSTAKLVDSRKDKEMEKSFEVVKHKTRGRDEVSKNQALKLQLDNQYAVLGDQ from the exons atggcggAGACGGAGGAGCGGAGCCTGGACGACTTCTTCGCCAAGCGGGACAAGAAGAAGCGGAAGGAGCGCAGCagccgggccgccgccgccgcctcgtcctccagcgccgccgcctcgcACAACGCcgccggggcggccgcggcggccCAAGGTCCCCGCCCGGCTGACGGTGGCGGCGGCAGCTCCAACGCCGCCTCCTCCGGCGCCGCCGGCGGCTCGGCCAAGAGCAAG GAAGAGGATGACTGGAAGGAGTTtgagcaaaaggaagaaattgatTATAGTGGTCTTAGAGTTCAGTCCATGCAAATAAG tgaaaaagaagaggatgaaagtgaaaaaagagaagaaccTGGTGACAACTGGGAGGAAACCAGTGGTGGTGTAGATAGATCATCTGGGCCTTGGAACAAGTCAGCTCCCGCACCGGCACCTGTTGTTGAAACAATTG TTACAGAACCCCCCGAACCAGTTCAAACTGGTGGTGTATACAGGCCGCCTGGTGCCAGGGAGGGCGGCAGGCCACGGAGAGCACAGCAAGGACCACCTGAAATCTATAGCGATACGCAATTCCCATCGCTGCAGTCCACTGCCAAGCTTGTAGACAGTCGAAA GGataaagaaatggagaagagcTTTGAAGTAGTAAAACACAAAACTAGAGGTAGGGATGAGGTCTCAAAAAACCAGGCACTTAAACTTCAGCTAGACAACCAGTATGCTGTGCTTGGGGATCAGTAG
- the CDV3 gene encoding protein CDV3 homolog isoform X3: MAETEERSLDDFFAKRDKKKRKERSSRAAAAASSSSAAASHNAAGAAAAAQGPRPADGGGGSSNAASSGAAGGSAKSKEEDDWKEFEQKEEIDYSGLRVQSMQISEKEEDESEKREEPGDNWEETSGGVDRSSGPWNKSAPAPAPVVETIVTEPPEPVQTGGVYRPPGAREGGRPRRAQQGPPEIYSDTQFPSLQSTAKLVDSRNLTSYSLS, translated from the exons atggcggAGACGGAGGAGCGGAGCCTGGACGACTTCTTCGCCAAGCGGGACAAGAAGAAGCGGAAGGAGCGCAGCagccgggccgccgccgccgcctcgtcctccagcgccgccgcctcgcACAACGCcgccggggcggccgcggcggccCAAGGTCCCCGCCCGGCTGACGGTGGCGGCGGCAGCTCCAACGCCGCCTCCTCCGGCGCCGCCGGCGGCTCGGCCAAGAGCAAG GAAGAGGATGACTGGAAGGAGTTtgagcaaaaggaagaaattgatTATAGTGGTCTTAGAGTTCAGTCCATGCAAATAAG tgaaaaagaagaggatgaaagtgaaaaaagagaagaaccTGGTGACAACTGGGAGGAAACCAGTGGTGGTGTAGATAGATCATCTGGGCCTTGGAACAAGTCAGCTCCCGCACCGGCACCTGTTGTTGAAACAATTG TTACAGAACCCCCCGAACCAGTTCAAACTGGTGGTGTATACAGGCCGCCTGGTGCCAGGGAGGGCGGCAGGCCACGGAGAGCACAGCAAGGACCACCTGAAATCTATAGCGATACGCAATTCCCATCGCTGCAGTCCACTGCCAAGCTTGTAGACAGTCGAAA CCTAACATCTTATTCGCTTTCTTGA
- the CDV3 gene encoding protein CDV3 homolog isoform X2, with amino-acid sequence MAETEERSLDDFFAKRDKKKRKERSSRAAAAASSSSAAASHNAAGAAAAAQGPRPADGGGGSSNAASSGAAGGSAKSKEEDDWKEFEQKEEIDYSGLRVQSMQISEKEEDESEKREEPGDNWEETSGGVDRSSGPWNKSAPAPAPVVETIVTEPPEPVQTGGVYRPPGAREGGRPRRAQQGPPEIYSDTQFPSLQSTAKLVDSRKDKEMEKSFEVVKHKTRDTEPS; translated from the exons atggcggAGACGGAGGAGCGGAGCCTGGACGACTTCTTCGCCAAGCGGGACAAGAAGAAGCGGAAGGAGCGCAGCagccgggccgccgccgccgcctcgtcctccagcgccgccgcctcgcACAACGCcgccggggcggccgcggcggccCAAGGTCCCCGCCCGGCTGACGGTGGCGGCGGCAGCTCCAACGCCGCCTCCTCCGGCGCCGCCGGCGGCTCGGCCAAGAGCAAG GAAGAGGATGACTGGAAGGAGTTtgagcaaaaggaagaaattgatTATAGTGGTCTTAGAGTTCAGTCCATGCAAATAAG tgaaaaagaagaggatgaaagtgaaaaaagagaagaaccTGGTGACAACTGGGAGGAAACCAGTGGTGGTGTAGATAGATCATCTGGGCCTTGGAACAAGTCAGCTCCCGCACCGGCACCTGTTGTTGAAACAATTG TTACAGAACCCCCCGAACCAGTTCAAACTGGTGGTGTATACAGGCCGCCTGGTGCCAGGGAGGGCGGCAGGCCACGGAGAGCACAGCAAGGACCACCTGAAATCTATAGCGATACGCAATTCCCATCGCTGCAGTCCACTGCCAAGCTTGTAGACAGTCGAAA GGataaagaaatggagaagagcTTTGAAGTAGTAAAACACAAAACTAGAG ATACTGAGCCTTCGTAA
- the CDV3 gene encoding protein CDV3 homolog isoform X5 yields MGEEEDDWKEFEQKEEIDYSGLRVQSMQISEKEEDESEKREEPGDNWEETSGGVDRSSGPWNKSAPAPAPVVETIVTEPPEPVQTGGVYRPPGAREGGRPRRAQQGPPEIYSDTQFPSLQSTAKLVDSRKDKEMEKSFEVVKHKTRGRDEVSKNQALKLQLDNQYAVLGDQ; encoded by the exons ATGGGAGAG GAAGAGGATGACTGGAAGGAGTTtgagcaaaaggaagaaattgatTATAGTGGTCTTAGAGTTCAGTCCATGCAAATAAG tgaaaaagaagaggatgaaagtgaaaaaagagaagaaccTGGTGACAACTGGGAGGAAACCAGTGGTGGTGTAGATAGATCATCTGGGCCTTGGAACAAGTCAGCTCCCGCACCGGCACCTGTTGTTGAAACAATTG TTACAGAACCCCCCGAACCAGTTCAAACTGGTGGTGTATACAGGCCGCCTGGTGCCAGGGAGGGCGGCAGGCCACGGAGAGCACAGCAAGGACCACCTGAAATCTATAGCGATACGCAATTCCCATCGCTGCAGTCCACTGCCAAGCTTGTAGACAGTCGAAA GGataaagaaatggagaagagcTTTGAAGTAGTAAAACACAAAACTAGAGGTAGGGATGAGGTCTCAAAAAACCAGGCACTTAAACTTCAGCTAGACAACCAGTATGCTGTGCTTGGGGATCAGTAG